In a genomic window of Candidatus Bathyarchaeum sp.:
- a CDS encoding glycosyltransferase family 2 protein encodes MGKFLYVFVAAISIALFYFIGFCSYIFLAVFNVLQSFGINIDIPFENELFLFQSVLSAFFFVIFPVLVLGFFIALVLYSGGFRPRNVKGVFFKPIRDPEIVVALTAYNDELSISAAVKDFIKQDNVTEVVVVDNNSTDETSKRASEAGARVVHETKQGYGYACIRGLKECLKNKEANIIVLAEGDRTFRGYDLRKLIPYLDNVDAVLGTRTGQDLMDKWTQLDWFMVWGNLFLGALVQLKFWNAMCWGKIRLSDVGCTKRAIRREALEKIIDQLHVGGDHFSPDMIMVMLKNELRMIEVPITFWPRVGKSKGASKNRGYASKIGLKMMWHILKF; translated from the coding sequence TTGGGCAAGTTTTTGTATGTTTTTGTAGCCGCCATTTCAATTGCGTTATTTTACTTCATCGGTTTTTGCTCTTACATTTTCTTGGCAGTTTTCAATGTTTTGCAAAGTTTCGGGATAAATATTGATATACCTTTTGAAAATGAGTTGTTCTTGTTCCAAAGCGTTTTATCTGCTTTTTTCTTTGTAATATTTCCAGTTTTAGTTTTAGGTTTTTTTATCGCCTTAGTTCTTTATTCTGGAGGATTTAGACCCAGAAATGTTAAAGGAGTGTTTTTTAAGCCAATCAGAGATCCAGAGATTGTCGTTGCTTTAACTGCGTACAATGATGAGCTTTCAATTTCTGCGGCGGTGAAAGATTTCATTAAACAAGATAATGTTACAGAAGTTGTGGTTGTGGACAACAACAGCACCGACGAGACATCTAAACGAGCCTCTGAAGCTGGAGCTAGAGTTGTACATGAGACTAAACAAGGTTACGGATACGCGTGTATACGTGGGCTTAAAGAGTGCCTGAAGAATAAGGAGGCGAACATCATTGTTTTAGCTGAGGGAGACAGAACATTTAGAGGATATGACCTCAGAAAACTCATACCCTATCTTGATAACGTAGATGCAGTATTGGGAACGAGAACTGGACAGGATCTCATGGACAAATGGACCCAACTGGATTGGTTCATGGTTTGGGGTAACCTCTTTCTGGGTGCACTTGTACAATTAAAGTTTTGGAATGCAATGTGTTGGGGCAAAATTAGGCTTTCTGATGTAGGATGCACCAAAAGGGCGATTAGACGTGAAGCCTTAGAGAAGATAATAGATCAACTACATGTTGGGGGAGACCATTTCTCACCAGATATGATCATGGTTATGCTGAAAAATGAGTTAAGGATGATTGAAGTTCCAATAACATTTTGGCCAAGGGTAGGAAAATCAAAAGGAGCAAGCAAAAACAGAGGTTACGCTTCAAAAATTGGACTAAAAATGATGTGGCACATCCTAAAATTTTAG
- a CDS encoding 6-pyruvoyl-tetrahydropterin synthase-related protein, with protein MKKTVYQNILSWGVPVLFSIMLGIIMFSDSSRFGYGMDTIVHLSKTNFLVDNFPYISQWNPLWYFGSPHFRFYSPLTYYIFGGLTWTFNLPLLDGLKCYVILINTIAALSIYGLVKELGIGRRMCWTASVVLTLTSYNVYHWWENIGALPYMTSMLLTYLALYAFLRAVRKQTISSIVFAAVSICGVLLTHMLPGFMLVIMLLCMSVVLIYQKPDLLLVPRDPGQPPRYTFKLPKVLIASGLLGVILSLWWWLPFISEGGLSYYLGTGATGAGLETAHAMHPLDFFFPYSYYGDLFYFGVGQSILAFCGLALMLKRKKKPHLLCLILFFLSLLGCFSSRLYLPLGDPTRWSIHLTTFSAILGAHFLELMGQFYVKNLKQKKVTSLILCGLVLLVCVSPSLLHFNQVESNHATLNQIDQPSYIDYLETNIKPGERVATTGASEFDLFSTIPQSMGGDIFFIYIWDNFAYDFWYYTFNLDYYNSSYYIPYYSRNYNVRYFLNYPSSSLTSVTEHLYEVQNFNSSLVEVVSSETIKTLVIGDENDYRRLFSAITPANPQEVVLINGGEYIETFGSAELTTFDSIYLCDFNFDDQNTASELLSSYVENGGNLIFDTSNVGEMTDIPDIFPVSQTDVASSTLNLTVIESSDLTDGIDFTEFTHEPYKISYAPLEYVKSGATVLVTEDGKPAMVHWKQGEGNVIWTGLGLPYHALVYRNFEESEFLTNIIRCNFNLNLYSSFASVTFQTPNADTVITQVSNASLGDAIWLKMSNYPGWKASVDNKNLKIFSAGPNMILVFPEKEGNYTVTFTFGKTTTTQIGEYITIGGIALIIVLLFVEHYNKRLRRKTQMGQNRT; from the coding sequence ATGAAAAAGACAGTGTATCAGAATATTTTGTCGTGGGGTGTTCCTGTTCTTTTTTCGATTATGCTAGGTATTATTATGTTTAGTGACAGTTCCCGATTTGGTTATGGCATGGACACTATTGTCCATCTTTCAAAAACAAATTTTCTGGTTGACAATTTTCCTTATATTTCGCAGTGGAACCCACTATGGTACTTTGGGTCACCACACTTTCGTTTCTACTCACCTTTAACATATTACATATTTGGTGGTCTCACATGGACTTTTAACCTTCCTCTTTTAGATGGTCTAAAATGTTATGTTATTTTAATTAACACGATCGCAGCCCTATCCATTTACGGCTTAGTTAAGGAATTAGGGATTGGCAGACGAATGTGCTGGACCGCTAGTGTAGTGCTAACCTTAACATCATATAATGTGTACCATTGGTGGGAAAACATTGGTGCCCTGCCGTATATGACGTCAATGTTGCTGACGTACCTAGCATTATACGCATTTCTGAGGGCCGTGCGGAAACAAACGATATCTAGTATCGTCTTTGCAGCTGTTTCCATATGCGGTGTACTTCTAACTCACATGCTCCCTGGATTCATGCTGGTGATCATGCTTTTGTGTATGAGTGTTGTCCTCATATATCAAAAGCCTGACTTGCTACTGGTCCCAAGAGACCCAGGACAACCTCCACGTTACACTTTCAAACTACCAAAGGTACTGATTGCGAGCGGGCTACTCGGGGTCATCCTCAGCCTTTGGTGGTGGCTTCCATTCATATCGGAGGGAGGATTGTCATATTATTTAGGAACAGGCGCCACTGGTGCTGGACTCGAGACAGCTCATGCGATGCATCCTCTAGATTTCTTTTTTCCCTACAGTTATTATGGTGACCTATTCTATTTTGGGGTCGGTCAATCTATTCTTGCGTTTTGTGGATTAGCTCTGATGCTTAAAAGGAAAAAAAAGCCGCATCTCCTCTGTTTAATTTTGTTTTTTTTGAGTCTTTTAGGCTGTTTTTCAAGCCGTTTGTACCTACCCTTAGGTGACCCCACTAGATGGTCGATACATTTAACTACTTTTTCAGCTATTTTGGGAGCGCATTTCTTGGAGTTAATGGGACAGTTTTATGTTAAAAATCTTAAGCAAAAAAAAGTTACATCGCTGATTTTATGTGGACTAGTTTTGTTGGTTTGTGTTAGCCCATCTTTGTTACACTTCAATCAGGTGGAATCTAATCATGCAACGCTTAATCAGATTGACCAACCAAGTTACATTGACTATTTAGAGACTAATATTAAACCCGGTGAACGAGTTGCAACAACAGGCGCATCTGAATTTGACCTGTTCTCTACTATACCTCAATCCATGGGCGGGGATATATTTTTCATTTATATTTGGGACAATTTTGCATATGACTTCTGGTACTACACATTTAACCTTGACTATTATAACTCTTCGTATTACATTCCATATTATTCACGAAATTATAACGTCCGATATTTCCTGAATTATCCTTCTTCATCACTTACATCTGTAACTGAACATCTGTACGAAGTACAAAACTTCAATTCATCACTTGTTGAAGTTGTAAGTTCAGAAACAATTAAAACCTTGGTTATAGGCGATGAAAATGATTACCGAAGACTATTTAGTGCTATAACACCAGCAAATCCTCAAGAGGTAGTTCTCATTAACGGGGGAGAATACATTGAAACCTTTGGTTCTGCTGAACTTACAACCTTTGATAGTATATACTTGTGTGATTTCAACTTCGATGATCAAAATACCGCCTCCGAACTCTTGAGTTCATACGTGGAAAATGGGGGTAATTTGATTTTTGACACCAGCAACGTAGGGGAAATGACAGATATACCTGATATTTTTCCAGTCAGCCAAACAGATGTAGCATCATCTACGTTGAATCTAACGGTTATCGAATCTAGTGATCTTACTGATGGAATAGACTTTACAGAATTTACACATGAACCATACAAAATCTCTTATGCTCCACTTGAATATGTAAAAAGTGGAGCTACTGTACTCGTCACAGAAGACGGAAAACCAGCGATGGTCCATTGGAAACAAGGAGAAGGAAACGTCATATGGACAGGATTAGGACTACCATATCACGCGCTGGTTTACAGAAATTTTGAAGAATCAGAATTTCTTACGAACATCATCAGATGTAATTTTAACTTAAACCTCTATTCCAGTTTTGCATCCGTTACCTTTCAAACACCAAATGCCGATACAGTAATAACTCAAGTAAGTAATGCATCTCTTGGAGACGCAATTTGGCTCAAGATGAGCAATTACCCCGGATGGAAAGCTTCTGTAGACAATAAAAACCTGAAAATATTTTCTGCAGGTCCAAACATGATACTGGTTTTTCCCGAAAAAGAGGGCAATTACACCGTGACGTTCACTTTTGGAAAAACCACAACTACCCAGATTGGTGAATACATAACCATTGGAGGAATAGCTCTGATCATTGTTTTACTTTTTGTAGAACATTATAATAAACGCCTAAGACGTAAAACCCAGATGGGACAAAACAGAACATAA
- a CDS encoding glycosyltransferase family 4 protein codes for MVSPYYLPYKSGAVEYQRNLAEGLVKRGHTVTVLTSRHTNTLHTHQTIRGVQVIRAPIIFRFERATFAPLLSMKFVVLARRHDVINIHMPIPEAGILALIAYICSKRKPVLTYHSDHTSRVGRPLYNLLNLIYYATSNNIALKISYCIVCNSYDYAQTAKTGSYMKKVLQIYPPIDTSRFRKVTKTNQIKEKLGINKKEKVIGFVGRLTREKGLQYLIEAIPQVLKDIPNIKVIIAGESKKIAGGTKESIKHQLCNLKNQLGLDCIIFSGYIKDEILPEFYSACDVTVLPSINILESFGIVQVESLLCGTPVVSTNLPGVRDVIRLTKGGLLVEPRNAKQLAEAIVQILRNNQKFQVEREKLLKVFDKEKQINKYEKIFSAYSMDTTFNSVNT; via the coding sequence ATAGTATCACCGTATTATCTACCATACAAAAGTGGAGCTGTAGAGTATCAAAGAAATTTAGCTGAAGGACTCGTCAAAAGAGGACACACAGTAACTGTTCTAACATCCCGCCATACGAACACATTACATACACATCAAACAATCAGGGGTGTTCAAGTAATTAGAGCACCCATTATTTTCAGGTTTGAACGAGCCACCTTTGCACCATTGCTGTCAATGAAATTTGTAGTTCTAGCAAGAAGACACGATGTCATTAACATTCACATGCCTATTCCTGAAGCAGGAATTTTAGCTCTAATTGCATACATATGTTCAAAAAGAAAGCCTGTACTTACGTATCATTCTGATCACACTTCAAGAGTTGGACGACCTCTCTACAATCTACTAAATTTAATTTATTATGCGACATCTAACAACATTGCACTAAAGATTAGTTACTGTATTGTATGTAACTCATACGATTATGCACAAACAGCAAAAACAGGAAGTTACATGAAAAAAGTGCTTCAAATATACCCGCCCATAGACACATCACGATTTAGAAAAGTTACAAAAACTAATCAGATAAAAGAGAAGCTAGGGATAAATAAGAAAGAAAAGGTCATAGGCTTTGTTGGAAGGTTAACTAGAGAGAAGGGATTGCAATATCTAATAGAAGCTATTCCACAGGTACTCAAAGACATTCCAAACATAAAGGTTATCATCGCAGGTGAAAGCAAAAAAATTGCGGGTGGAACAAAAGAGTCCATTAAACATCAATTATGTAACCTCAAAAATCAATTGGGGTTGGACTGCATTATTTTCTCAGGATACATCAAAGATGAAATATTACCCGAGTTCTACTCGGCTTGTGATGTAACTGTTCTTCCAAGCATCAATATTCTAGAATCATTTGGTATAGTTCAAGTAGAGTCACTACTTTGCGGAACTCCGGTCGTGTCAACAAACCTGCCTGGAGTAAGAGACGTTATTCGTTTAACAAAAGGTGGACTTCTTGTTGAACCCAGAAACGCTAAACAGCTTGCAGAAGCAATTGTTCAGATACTACGAAACAACCAAAAGTTTCAAGTAGAAAGAGAAAAACTGTTAAAAGTTTTTGATAAAGAAAAACAAATTAACAAATACGAAAAAATATTCAGTGCTTATTCAATGGATACGACATTTAATTCGGTAAATACCTAA
- a CDS encoding class I SAM-dependent methyltransferase, with protein sequence MLKKERNELRDFYETIAKANSYYKSKKKFPAVRYRHEKRIEDTIRMMRESRGKMTLDVGCGKGDITCFLALFTRFVIGIDISKFNSKLAKKKSKLSNVSDFTDFVVCDAEKLPFKKTFDYIACPEVIEHIQNPTKFILGMKSVLKKNGHIIVSTPSKFSLLENTVKIVKMPIIRKVMDNLYKIENVGHVHLFSPTDLENLLVSTGGKITKRKITGFYLPGAELIPLQMFPARIWRLLDNVVAKVPVYKCLNCCMIYDSIYE encoded by the coding sequence ATGCTTAAAAAAGAAAGGAACGAGTTACGGGATTTTTATGAAACTATAGCTAAGGCTAACAGTTATTATAAATCGAAAAAAAAATTTCCAGCTGTTCGGTATCGTCATGAGAAGCGCATTGAAGACACAATTAGAATGATGCGTGAATCTAGAGGAAAAATGACCTTGGATGTCGGCTGTGGCAAAGGGGATATTACTTGCTTTCTCGCTCTATTTACGAGATTTGTCATAGGAATAGACATATCTAAGTTCAACAGTAAACTGGCAAAGAAAAAAAGCAAGTTAAGCAACGTATCAGACTTCACAGACTTTGTGGTTTGCGACGCGGAAAAACTACCGTTTAAGAAGACTTTTGATTACATAGCGTGCCCAGAAGTTATCGAACACATTCAAAACCCTACTAAGTTTATTCTTGGAATGAAAAGTGTATTAAAAAAAAATGGACACATTATCGTTAGCACTCCTTCTAAGTTTAGCCTACTTGAAAACACTGTCAAAATAGTGAAGATGCCAATAATCAGAAAAGTAATGGACAACTTATATAAAATTGAAAATGTAGGACATGTTCATTTGTTTTCTCCAACAGATCTAGAAAATTTATTAGTATCCACAGGAGGAAAAATAACAAAAAGAAAGATTACAGGTTTCTATCTTCCAGGAGCAGAACTAATTCCTCTTCAAATGTTTCCAGCAAGAATTTGGCGGCTACTTGACAACGTTGTAGCCAAAGTACCAGTTTATAAATGTCTAAACTGCTGCATGATATACGATTCCATATATGAGTGA
- the aroC gene encoding chorismate synthase produces the protein MLLGSNSIGKEFIVTCFGESHGRCVGVVIDGCPAGLPLSVEDIQKELDKRLPQNLEIVSARREEDTVELLSGIYEGFTTGAPICVLVWNKEVVSDSYEAIRHTPRPGHSDYPARIKYLGFNDNRGGGRFSGRLTVAYIMAGAIAKKLLQLASVEILAYTSEIGGVKIPKVPSVEDVREKTYESSVRCPNLTASKKMETAILKAKSEGDSIGGIVECCALNVLPGVGAPLYDSLDADLAKTLFGIPAVKGVEFGVGFEAARLKGSENNDSYMMVDGEVKTTTNNSGGVVGGMSSGMPIVLRVAIKPTPSIAKEQKTVDLLEMTNTTINVKGRHDACIVPKAVPVVESAVALVLIDHMLRDGLIPKVLEVKATN, from the coding sequence ATGTTGTTGGGCTCTAATTCGATCGGAAAAGAGTTTATTGTAACCTGTTTTGGGGAAAGCCACGGACGATGCGTCGGGGTAGTAATAGATGGGTGTCCTGCTGGTCTTCCTTTGTCTGTTGAGGACATTCAAAAAGAACTGGACAAACGGTTACCTCAAAACCTAGAAATTGTTTCTGCCCGAAGAGAAGAAGACACCGTTGAATTATTGTCTGGAATCTATGAAGGCTTTACAACTGGTGCTCCTATTTGTGTTCTCGTATGGAACAAAGAAGTAGTTTCAGATTCTTATGAAGCAATACGCCACACCCCCCGTCCCGGGCATTCCGATTACCCTGCACGAATCAAATACCTTGGGTTCAACGACAACCGCGGTGGAGGCAGATTCTCTGGTCGCCTTACTGTTGCATATATTATGGCTGGAGCAATTGCAAAAAAATTACTTCAACTTGCTAGTGTTGAAATCTTGGCTTATACTTCTGAGATTGGTGGAGTTAAAATTCCAAAAGTGCCTTCTGTGGAAGATGTTCGGGAAAAAACCTATGAGAGCTCAGTTAGGTGCCCTAACTTAACTGCTTCCAAGAAGATGGAAACTGCAATTCTGAAAGCAAAAAGTGAAGGAGACAGTATTGGTGGCATTGTTGAATGTTGTGCCCTTAATGTTTTACCTGGTGTGGGGGCGCCTTTGTATGATTCTTTGGATGCTGACTTGGCAAAAACACTTTTTGGAATTCCTGCAGTTAAAGGCGTTGAATTTGGTGTTGGATTTGAAGCTGCGCGACTCAAAGGCTCAGAAAACAACGACTCTTACATGATGGTTGATGGAGAAGTAAAAACAACAACCAACAATTCTGGCGGTGTCGTTGGCGGTATGTCTTCTGGAATGCCAATTGTTCTTAGAGTCGCAATAAAACCAACACCATCTATTGCTAAAGAACAAAAAACTGTGGATTTGCTGGAAATGACTAATACAACAATTAATGTCAAGGGCCGACACGATGCATGTATTGTGCCTAAAGCTGTTCCTGTTGTGGAGTCTGCGGTTGCCTTGGTTTTGATTGATCACATGCTTAGGGATGGTTTGATACCTAAAGTTCTGGAAGTAAAAGCTACTAATTGA
- a CDS encoding glycosyltransferase family 4 protein gives MKIAVISGRYYPNLFGGGEIYAYDLNNEMERMGHEVSVFTSSFKGTPHSETINNVKVQRTKIVPFTFKNIGIRGINSIVNSVNPQICSDITDFIRQNRPEIVHFNDSWDILGFMPALKVKKQGIPYIVDLHVPWLVCFNGICFRNGKTCLESIAPIRCTNCTVNAFSDLFGRWQKIAKPALWVEIGVFLLVQKISKHFLGEAEKVVVHSRFMKEVIQKKLCVAEKKLEVVPCFVSNSFMKQSEEMSSLRIDEKKKRSDIILSVGRLVPGKGFTRLLKVFSGVIKENRDSKLIIVGEGPQREQLENLAKKLGINNNVTFTGRVSNQRLLDYYTMSKVFVFPATRAEPFGMVNIEAMAYSLPVVASKSGGVTDIVVDNLTGFLVDIDNNGMLTEKILQLLSDDALAEKMGAQGRKRVEEKFTLNIVAKRVLEIYKNTLDRKA, from the coding sequence ATGAAGATAGCTGTAATAAGTGGTCGTTACTATCCAAACCTCTTTGGTGGAGGAGAAATATATGCGTACGACCTAAACAACGAAATGGAACGGATGGGTCATGAAGTATCTGTTTTCACATCTTCATTTAAGGGAACCCCTCATAGCGAGACCATAAATAACGTTAAAGTCCAACGAACAAAAATAGTCCCATTCACATTCAAAAATATTGGCATCAGAGGAATAAACTCGATTGTCAACTCAGTAAATCCACAAATCTGCTCAGACATAACCGATTTTATTAGACAAAATAGACCAGAAATTGTTCATTTTAACGACTCTTGGGACATACTGGGTTTTATGCCCGCCCTCAAAGTGAAAAAACAAGGAATCCCATATATTGTGGATTTGCATGTTCCTTGGCTTGTTTGTTTTAATGGCATCTGCTTTCGAAACGGAAAAACATGCCTAGAATCAATCGCTCCAATTCGGTGCACAAATTGCACAGTTAACGCTTTCAGTGATCTGTTTGGAAGATGGCAAAAAATTGCAAAACCCGCGTTGTGGGTTGAGATCGGGGTGTTCCTTCTCGTCCAAAAAATCTCTAAACATTTTTTGGGTGAAGCAGAAAAAGTTGTTGTCCACAGTCGATTCATGAAAGAGGTTATCCAAAAAAAGCTTTGTGTAGCAGAGAAAAAACTAGAGGTTGTTCCATGTTTTGTTTCTAATAGTTTCATGAAGCAATCGGAAGAGATGTCCAGTTTAAGAATTGATGAAAAAAAGAAGAGATCTGACATTATTCTATCCGTTGGAAGACTTGTTCCAGGAAAGGGATTCACTAGGCTTTTAAAGGTCTTTTCAGGGGTAATAAAAGAGAATAGAGATTCCAAGTTGATTATTGTAGGAGAAGGCCCGCAGAGAGAACAGTTGGAAAATCTGGCCAAAAAGCTGGGAATTAATAACAATGTTACGTTTACGGGGAGAGTTAGCAATCAACGATTATTAGATTATTACACAATGTCAAAAGTATTTGTTTTCCCAGCTACTCGAGCAGAACCCTTTGGCATGGTGAATATTGAAGCAATGGCGTATAGTCTACCGGTTGTGGCAAGCAAATCAGGAGGGGTTACCGACATAGTTGTGGATAATCTAACTGGGTTTTTAGTTGACATAGATAATAATGGGATGCTAACAGAAAAGATTCTTCAATTGTTATCTGATGATGCACTCGCGGAAAAAATGGGTGCACAAGGAAGAAAGAGAGTTGAAGAAAAATTTACATTAAACATAGTAGCTAAAAGGGTTCTTGAAATTTATAAAAATACTTTGGACAGAAAAGCGTGA
- a CDS encoding shikimate kinase has protein sequence MSRRAEAISHGAATIINAIATGKGAAVGVDLWTKATVKLTDESGHVDVVIESDSSENPILAQKTVEHILKHFGLEEQFGAKVETTSNIPVARGMKSSSAAANAIALATVTVLDRSLDDVALVRLGVEAALDAKVTITGAFDDACASYFGGVVITDNLERQIVKRFELSEAPAVLFYVPAQKTYTVSSNVKRMKALSSAVKVAYNEALNGNYWSALTLNGLVYSSALGYDSTPAVDALTAGALAAGLSGTGPAVTAIVSKENIEHVKDAWQNYEGDVLEAKINLEKARVVS, from the coding sequence ATGAGCCGACGTGCTGAAGCAATTTCTCATGGTGCTGCTACAATAATTAATGCAATTGCTACTGGAAAAGGCGCTGCAGTAGGTGTGGACCTTTGGACCAAAGCAACTGTAAAACTAACCGATGAATCTGGTCATGTTGATGTTGTTATTGAGTCTGATTCTTCAGAAAATCCTATTTTGGCACAAAAAACTGTTGAGCATATCTTGAAACATTTTGGTTTAGAAGAGCAGTTTGGCGCAAAAGTTGAAACTACTTCAAACATTCCAGTAGCACGGGGCATGAAAAGCAGCAGTGCAGCAGCAAACGCAATAGCTTTGGCAACTGTTACAGTGTTAGACCGCAGTTTGGATGATGTTGCGTTGGTGCGGTTGGGGGTTGAAGCTGCTTTGGATGCAAAGGTTACCATAACCGGGGCTTTTGATGATGCTTGTGCTTCATATTTTGGTGGGGTAGTAATAACTGATAATTTAGAGCGACAAATCGTTAAGCGATTTGAGTTATCTGAGGCTCCTGCTGTTTTGTTTTATGTTCCTGCCCAAAAAACTTACACTGTTAGTTCTAACGTGAAACGGATGAAGGCTTTGTCTTCTGCTGTTAAAGTAGCCTACAATGAAGCCTTAAACGGAAACTACTGGTCTGCTTTAACCCTGAACGGCCTAGTTTATTCTTCTGCTCTTGGCTATGATTCAACTCCTGCAGTTGATGCCCTCACGGCTGGTGCTTTGGCTGCGGGGTTATCTGGAACTGGACCTGCAGTTACTGCAATAGTTTCCAAAGAAAACATAGAGCATGTAAAAGACGCATGGCAGAACTATGAAGGCGACGTTTTAGAAGCTAAAATTAATCTTGAGAAAGCAAGGGTGGTAAGTTAA
- the aroA gene encoding 3-phosphoshikimate 1-carboxyvinyltransferase — MDLTVKNTTALKGVVCAPPSKAYTHRMVIAASLSEGTSKVFNPLISDDTQATLDAVKALGAEVELQENCWIIHGHETVKTPKNPIDCRESGSTLRFMIPVAALASGASKFLFGASFARRPVEPLLESLKELGVDSDIPNDSSVVVCGGGIKGGKTSIRGDVSSQFISGLLFACPKASHDTDITVSTPLESKGYVEMTLEVLDKYGFQGAVTNDLSGLWIPSNQSFVPCDSVVPGDFSSAAFLFAAAVVTQSQITVNRLVYQTAQGDRAILQILKDMGAKITVNMDSVEVHGKSLVGVDIDARDIPDLVPVCAVLACYAKGTSKIFNAQRLRFKESDRLASISAELKKMGADIKVNEDGLTITGGRQLVGATVDPHNDHRIAMSCAVAALGAKGETKIQNVECINKSYPKFFNDLRALGGNVVGL; from the coding sequence TTGGATTTGACGGTTAAAAACACAACTGCATTGAAAGGTGTGGTTTGTGCGCCTCCATCCAAGGCTTACACCCACCGAATGGTAATCGCAGCCTCACTTTCTGAGGGTACTTCAAAAGTATTTAATCCTCTTATTTCAGATGACACCCAAGCAACCTTAGATGCAGTTAAAGCCCTTGGTGCAGAAGTTGAATTACAAGAGAACTGTTGGATAATTCATGGGCATGAAACAGTTAAGACTCCCAAAAATCCTATTGATTGTAGGGAATCGGGGTCTACTCTTCGTTTCATGATTCCTGTTGCTGCTTTGGCTTCTGGGGCTTCAAAGTTTCTGTTTGGGGCGTCTTTTGCTCGCAGGCCTGTAGAGCCTCTTCTTGAAAGCCTCAAAGAATTAGGTGTAGATTCAGATATCCCAAACGATTCATCCGTGGTTGTTTGTGGTGGGGGAATCAAAGGCGGAAAAACTTCTATCCGGGGTGACGTTAGTTCTCAATTCATTTCTGGATTGTTGTTTGCCTGCCCAAAAGCATCCCATGATACTGACATTACTGTTTCAACTCCTTTGGAGTCTAAAGGTTACGTTGAAATGACCCTCGAAGTTCTGGACAAATACGGCTTTCAAGGCGCAGTGACCAATGACCTCTCTGGTCTTTGGATTCCTTCAAATCAGAGTTTTGTTCCTTGTGACAGTGTTGTGCCTGGTGACTTTTCTTCGGCAGCTTTTCTTTTTGCTGCTGCAGTAGTTACTCAATCCCAGATTACTGTTAACCGGCTTGTGTATCAGACCGCTCAAGGTGACCGAGCAATCCTTCAAATATTGAAAGATATGGGCGCAAAAATTACGGTCAACATGGATTCAGTTGAAGTTCATGGCAAATCCCTTGTTGGCGTGGATATTGATGCCCGTGATATTCCAGATTTAGTTCCGGTGTGTGCTGTTCTTGCTTGTTATGCTAAGGGAACTTCCAAGATTTTTAATGCTCAACGTTTGAGATTCAAAGAATCTGATAGGCTAGCTAGCATAAGTGCTGAACTCAAAAAAATGGGTGCAGACATCAAAGTAAATGAAGATGGCCTGACCATTACCGGGGGGCGTCAGTTGGTTGGTGCTACTGTTGATCCTCATAATGACCATCGGATTGCTATGTCGTGTGCTGTTGCTGCTTTGGGTGCCAAGGGAGAAACAAAGATTCAAAACGTTGAATGTATAAATAAGTCGTATCCCAAGTTCTTTAATGACCTGCGAGCGTTAGGAGGCAATGTTGTTGGGCTCTAA